Proteins co-encoded in one Theileria equi strain WA chromosome 3, complete sequence genomic window:
- a CDS encoding hypothetical protein (encoded by transcript BEWA_000620A), with product MGGSRLGHGEEGEQSLIITTSGEGTPGGAAPHQAASETSVTCRSPGDWTQGRTPAALSISGSSPGPKPGNDSGSNPGIAIGVPMGILVVIKEIKDDKNQEISVITRSGIDKARVTVEIHM from the exons ATGGGTGGTTCTAGATTAGGTCATGGAGAAGAAGGTGAACAATCTCTTATTATTACTACTTCGGGTGAAGGTACTCCTGGTGGAGCTGCTCCTCATCAAGCTGCTTCTGAAACTTCTGTTACTTGTAGATCTCCTGGTGACTGGACCCAAGGCCGCACTCCTGCTGCTCTATCCATCTCAGGCTCTTCTCCAGGCCCTAAACCTGGTAATGACTCGGGCTCTAATCCTGGTATAGCTATAGGAGTACCTATGGGCATTCTtg TCgttataaaggagatcaAAGACGATAAAAACCAAGAGATTAGCGTAATCACAAGATCTGGTATAGATAAG GCACGGGTTACCGTAGAGATTCATATGTAA
- a CDS encoding ubiquitin carboxyl-terminal hydrolase, putative (encoded by transcript BEWA_000600A), with amino-acid sequence MVKSSSGRAKSPQRATKPADGGPTTRRSSRLLSKSPVGSPTLRPSKRNLENPNDRSDSTFPAKGRSDKQRRGTSKSPVIRAKQQDVTPETISLDVSLRIVPADPSEGDMDPGKRYLDVLRDNLETTALTSTYKAENNGVGDKKIEKNSQTADIPVNCPYLGTINRHLLDFDFEKICSISLSNKHVYACLICGKYFQGRGKNTHCYTHALEEGHYLFMNLEDCTVYCLPENYRVDDASLNDIKDFLKPKFTKSDVEKISKEVLYGKALDGTDFIPGCIGLNNLKNTDFFNVIIQMFCCIVPLRNKLLLMDVERVQPPDAVLSTLVELVRKNFNPHNFKGIVSPHEFLQAVGVSSSGLYKIGIQGDPVALLSWLLNRLHVRLHKKHTKGTLNVMSFG; translated from the exons ATGGTAAAATCATCGTCTGGGCGCGCAAAATCGCCGCAAAGGGCGACAAAACCGGCAGATGGTGGGCCTACTACCCGAAGGAGTTCCAGACTCCTCTCCAAGTCGCCagttg GATCTCCCACGCTAAGGCCGTCCAAGAGGAACTTGGAAAATCCAAATGACCGTTCTGATTCGACATTTCCGGctaaaggaagaagtgATAAGCAAAGGAGGGGAACGTCAAAGTCTCCAGTTATACGTGCAAAACAACAAGATGTCACTCCAGAAACAATCTCTCTAGATGTGTCTCTTCGGATTGTACCAGCAGATCCATCAGAAGGAGATATGGATCCAGGAAAACGGTATTTGGATGTACTGAGGGATAACCTAGAAACAACAGCTCTTACTAGTACATACAAGGCGGAAAATAACGGAGTCGGAGATAAAAAAATAGAAAAAAATTCACAGACCGCGGATATACCTGTGAATTGTCCATATTTGGGTACAATAAATCGCCACCTGCTAGACTttgattttgaaaaaatctGCTCCATTAGCCTTTCGAATAAGCACGTCTATGCCTGTCTGATTTGCGggaaatattttcaag GAAGAGGGAAAAATACCCATTGCTATACACATGCACTGGAGGAAGGTCACTATTTATTCATGAACCTTGAGGATTGCACAGTTTACTGCTTGCCAGAAAATTACAGGGTTGATGATGCCTCATTAAATGATATAAAG GACTTTTTAAAACCGAAATTCACAAAATCAGACGTGGAAAAGATTTCAAAGGAAGTGCTATACGGTAAAGCTTTAGATGGAACAGACTTTATTCCTGGATGTATTGGCCTAAATAACCTCAAAAACACGGATTTCTTTAATGTAATTATACAG ATGTTTTGTTGTATCGTTCCATTGAGAAACAAATTGCTTCTGATGGATGTTGAACGTGTTCAACCACCGGATGCGGTTTTGAGTACTTTGGTCGAGTTGGTtagaaaaaattttaatccGCACAACTTCAAGGGGATTGTATCTCCTCATGAGTTTTTACAAGCCGTtggagtatcttcatctGGCTTGTACAAGATTGGCATCCAGGGAGATCCTGTGGCATTGTTATCATGGCTACTTAACAGGCTTCACGTTAGACTTCATAAGAAGCATACCAAAGGTACGTTGAATGTGATGTCGTTTGGATAG
- a CDS encoding signal peptide-containing protein (encoded by transcript BEWA_000640A): MRLIILVHILATIKLCSAGWPRCLRCCLKGSEDDGVQDAYTRGEQGASGSSVPLEELHEEIHSFLSGEGDVPQPTRPQPITRALDLSKPDKTVTSLEIHRKAGVKYKNYYEKVDCQITSVVDGNQELWAISDQEQYLLAEIYERGRSTLLRIDVINPDEYKPKLFEKVDGKWNAIGILEFFRKLDVMRKSGQASGSISSRSSYFSSIFPGSSTE, translated from the coding sequence ATGAGACTCATCATTCTAGTACACATTCTCGCCACCATTAAACTCTGCAGTGCCGGCTGGCCCCGGTGTTTGAGGTGTTGCCTCAAGGGtagtgaagatgatggagTACAAGATGCTTATACTCGCGGAGAACAAGGAGCTAGTGGATCAAGTGTCCCTCTGGAAGAACTACATGAAGAAATACATTCCTTTTTATCTGGGGAAGGTGATGTACCTCAACCTACCAGACCTCAACCAATTACCCGCGCTTTGGATCTTTCAAAACCAGATAAGACTGTAACATCTTTAGAGATACACAGGAAGGCTGGCGTAAAGTACAAAAACTACTACGAAAAGGTGGATTGTCAGATAACTTCAGTGGTTGATGGTAACCAGGAGCTTTGGGCTATTTCTGACCAAGAACAATACCTACTGGCGGAAATATACGAGAGGGGACGATCGACCCTCCTTCGCATAGATGTGATAAATCCTGATGAATATAAGCCGAAGCTgtttgaaaaggtagatggaaaatggaatGCTATTGgtattttggaatttttcAGAAAACTGGATGTTATGCGCAAGTCTGGACAGGCATCTGGGTCGATCTCTTCTAGGTCATCATATTTCAGTTCAATATTTCCTGGTTCAAGCACAGAATAA
- a CDS encoding hypothetical protein (encoded by transcript BEWA_000610A), translated as MMDVKGYTKYKYSYTSDKKFVRYGNVSLEYGDDGSLTLDDITGDLSAYYWDQDKEHRKKPLLMEVTLGGEFRGMKAYYSNKGEQNNGKWRSIVPKHLDVENGLRFPPDELEEQLHELKCQLLNPVVIDITKPIGRYKNTCYEGKNCGNESCTENVTVDDYRDSQYEEIDLEKYTAWKHTYRGKNFTIAGFKTDPSEGNTPLGLTILDVKEVLVLFEKSEKGPPGATSKPLIAYIKTGSGNIYGWSKNFDQNGKWAEEKILKGIKLHAKTEQDEEKEAYFDEGEDGEKGESGTTGSVTKAAGEKKEASDVKPAESDSANHLAPEQASGDVPISGVTSNGAGEDSVLKLETADPPPSVKEEVILHV; from the exons atgatggatGTCAAAGGCTATACAAAGTACAAGTATTCTTACACCAGTGACAAAAAGTTTGTTAGATACGGAAATGTTAGTCTTgaatatggagatgatgGCTCTCTTACACTCGATGATATAACCGGGGATCTTTCTGCATATTACTGGGACCAAGATAAAGAGCATAGAAAGAAACCTCTACTTATGGAAGTAACTCTTGGAGGAGAGTTTAGAGGTATGAAAGCTTATTATAGTAATAAAGGGGAACAAAATAACGGAAAATGGAGATCAATAGTACCTAAACATCTTGATGTGGAAAATGGCTTGAGGTTTCCTCCTGATGAGCTAGAGGAACAGCTTCACGAGCTAAAGTGTCAACTTTTAAATCCAGTGGTCATAGATATTACTAAACCTATTGGAAGGTATAAGAATACATGCTACGAGGGTAAAAACTGCGGAAATGAGAGTTGTACTGAGAATGTAACGGTTGATGATTACCGCGATTCTCAATATGAAGAAATCGACTTGGAAAAATATACTGCTTGGAAACACACCTATAGAGGAAAGAACTTTACAATCGCAGGTTTCAAAACTGATCCTTCCGAAGGTAACACTCCATTAGGACTTACAATATTGGATGTTAAGGAGGTATTGGTCTTATTTGAAAAGTCTGAGAAAGGGCCCCCTGGAGCTACCAGTAAACCTCTTATAGCTTATATTAAGACTGGGAGTGGGAATATTTACGGGTGGTCCAAGAACTTTGATCAGAATGGCAAGTGGGCAGAAGAAAAGATACTCAAAG GTATAAAACTACATGCCAAAACCGAACAGGATGAAGAGAAAGAAGCCTATTTTGATGAGGGAGAGGACGGGGAAAAGGGTGAATCTGGTACTACTGGATCTGTTACTAAGGCGGCGGGAGAGAAAAAGGAAGCCAGTGATGTTAAACCTGCTGAATCTGATAGTGCTAATCATCTTGCCCCTGAACAAGCTAGCGGCGATGTTCCTATTTCTGGTGTTACTTCAAATGGAGCTGGAGAAGACAGTGTTCTAAAACTTGAAACTGCTGATCCTCCACCCAGTGTCAAGGAAGAGGTTATTCTCCACGTATAA
- a CDS encoding ubiquitin carboxyl-terminal hydrolase, putative (encoded by transcript BEWA_000630A) — MLMLEVPDAPIFKDSHERNIIPQVSIFDLLKKYDGNTESYVSGKIQKYSIWRLPEYLILIVKRFFKNEYFEEKNPTIVAFPMKNLDLSEYVDEDSPEKGENARYDLVCNICHEGKPKDGSFKVFVFHPPSSNWYQLEDLLVTQVLPQFVAQSGMIYSCICS; from the exons ATGCTCATGCTCGAAGTTCCAGATGCTCCAATTTTCAAGGACTCCCATGAAAGAAATATCATTCCACAGgtttccatttttgatCTTTTAAAAAAGTACGATGGAAACACTGAATCTTACGTTTCTGGAAAGATACAAAAATACTCTATATGGAGGCTTCCAGAATATCTAATTTTAATCGTaaagagattcttcaagAATGAATACTTTGAGGAAAAGAATCCAACAATTGTAGCCTTTCCTATGAAGAATTTGGACCTTTCCGAAT ATGTTGATGAAGACTCTCCGGAAAAGGGCGAAAATGCTAGATATGATCTAGTTTGTAACATTTGCCACGAGGGAAAACCAAAGGATGGGAGTTTCAAGGTTTTTGTGTTTCATCCTCCCTCCTCAAATTGGTACCAGCTGGAAGACCTACTTGTCACACAGGTTCTTCCACAGTTTGTTGCGCAATCAGGTATGATATATAGCTGTATATGTTCATAG